The Arachis ipaensis cultivar K30076 chromosome B03, Araip1.1, whole genome shotgun sequence region TTTCGAACTAACTGAACAATTTATTTCTCAATTTTGAAATTCAGTGGAGCAGAGGAAGCAGCCAAATTTACGGGGCTTACCCACTGCAGTCATACAATACAACTCATTCAAAGGTGGCGCTTTGATTGCCGTTAGCTACGAGGCTCGCAACTTTGGTGTCAAACGGTATTCTCTAACTCTCTACTATTATGTGCTTGGTTATGCTGCCAAATGTGGCATTATTCTGTGTGATTGTGTGCTATTATCAGTTTTTGAGAAAGCTCATTTCAttcactgtttttttttttcttcagttCAATGCGTGGTGATGAAGCAAAGGACGTGTGCCCGCAAATTCACCTGGTCCAAGTCCCTGTGGCGCGTGGTAAAGCCGATCTCAATAGCTACAGGAACGCAGGATCTGAGGTATATGGGAATCAATTTGGAGGGCGATTATTGTTGAAAGAGTTGTTTGGCGATATTGAATTGTGCTGGATCGATTTTGAAAATTTCAGGTTGTTTCTATTCTTTCAAAGAAGGGTCGTTGTGAGAGGGCTTCGATTGATGAGGTGTATCTTGATCTCACTGATGCTGCTGAAACAATGTTATTGGAAATGCCTCCAGAAGCTAGAGAGGATATTGAAGAGGAAGTTCTGAAGTCACATGTTTTGGGACTTGAAATTAAGGTCAGATAGCAGAGGCTATGCTATGCCAAAAAGATATTGTATTTTCTTTCATcactagtgtgtgtgtgtgtgtatatgtgTGCGCATAACACAAATATCTCTTAAGTTTCCATTAAAACATGGTAGCATTCTAGCCATGAGAGTAACTAAAATTGGAATTTCATTCAGGAGGGAAGTGATGCCAAAGAAGAAGTCAGGAAATGGATTCGTAGGGGTGATGCTACTTACCAAGACAAACTTTTAGCTTGTGGGGCCTTTATTGTTGCCAACCTTAGGATGCAAGTGTTGAAAGATACAGAATTCACCTGTTCTGCTGGTATTGCTCATAATAAGGTAAGAATAGTTCCTTGGTATGGCTATATATCTGTTATATGCTACTTTGATAATGATCTTCTCAGTTTCGAACAACTTTCAGTGACATTTTAAAAGCTCACAAACATATCTCTGATGCTTTTGGCAGATGCTAGCGAAACTAGCCAGTGGAATGAACAAACCTGCACAACAAACTGTTGTGCCACAGTCATCGGTTGGAGGGTTGCTTGAGTCTTTGCCAATAAAGAAAATGTAAGTTTATTCATTACTAACTAGAAGTTTTTATCATTTATTTCACTGACTTTTAAATTTTTCCTACTTGAAGTTACATTCTTGTTGTGTTTGCGAAGATAACATACAGCTGTATAGATCTCCTTTAAATGTTTTGAAATTTTATAAAGCATGCTGTTGAAGTAAATCTGGCTTTCAGGAAACAGCTGGGGGGAAAGCTGGGCAGTTCCTTACAAAGTGATCTCGGTTGCAAAACTGTTGGTGATTTGCTTCAGTTTTCAGAGGAGAAGCTACAGCAGTGTTATGGGATCAATACTGGGTGAGATTATGTGTTTAACATNNNNNNNNNNNNNNNNNNNNNNNNNNNNACACAGAAACACCATCATTTGCtgatttaatttttatgatttcatCCTTTAACAGCAATTTTTGTGCCACTGTTTTGCATTAGATTGAGCGACTGTTATTTCAATCCAAATGCCTTTCTTGCTTTCTTGTGAATAGTAATAGTTGATATACTATCCTGATTCTAGCTTTTACAGCGTTGCAGTACCTGGTTGTGGAATATTGCAAGAGGAATAAATGGCGAAGAAGTTGAGGGGCGACTACTTCCCAAGAGCCATGGTTCTGGCAAAACATTTCCTGGGCCTCAAGCTTTGAAGACACTTGCCTCTGTAAGAATTCCCTCTGAGCAGATGAAAACTGTATTTTTATTTGGTGGATACTACTGACTGTATTCTTCTTTGATTGGATATTTTTCTTGCTTCCATAGTATCTTCTTTGTTGAGTCTGTTCTGGATAGAACTCACACAAACGTGATATATAATTTCTTCCATATTTGGTTATTTCTAATTGCACCTCTTCAGGTTCAGCACTGGCTTAATGAATTGTGCGAAGAGCTAAGTGAACGTCTTCAGTCTGACCTGAACCAAAACAAACGGATTGCGCACACACTAACACTGCATGCTAGAGCATATAAGGTTTGTCATGTGTTTGATTTGGGcatagttctcctttacaactacaaggatgatttatttatttattttaatctttgATAATTTACTTCTGTCTTCGTCATCTTCTGTATTCATCAGTAGTTTTATATCAATCTATTTGTCTTATTTTAATGTTTCTTTCAGAAAGGAGAATCAGATTCACTTAGAAAGTTCCCTTCTAAATCTTGTCCTTTAAGATACGGAACTACAAAGATTCAAGAAGATGCCCTCACTCTGTTTCAAGCTGCATTACGTGAATTTTTGGGCTTTTGCAACTCTAAGACTCATGGGAATGAAAATAACAACTGGGGAGTTACATCACTGTCTGTTTCTGCTAGTAAGATAGTCCCCATACCATCTGTAAGTTTGAACTGCTTCAGTTACAAATTTTCTCTCAACCTTAGAACAGTGAGCACATCATAAGGTTTTGAAATGCTTATTACAGCATTGATATATCTGATCAATAAGCTATATGTTCAGTGTTTTGGTGCATACTTGCCAGCTTACCCTTTAAAACTTTTTCTTTTCGCTGATCGTAACTCCTTAGCAAGTGATAGCTGTTTCTGTCACAGTGGTATTGAAATTTTTATCAAAACTGTATGTTTCCAGGGGACACATTCCATTGTAAAATATTTTGGTGGGCAAGTTCCATCTAGCTCATCATTTAATCAACCACTAGGCAATGCATTTGATGAAGCTGTACCATCATCTCCGTCAGGTTTTCCATCATCCCAGTTGTATTAATTATGAATTATTTGTTCTCCTACATTGATTCTACTCTAATTTGATGGGTGTTATATGCTTAGCAGGTAGTGAAAATTGTTCAGGATTAATTTCCTATGAATTACAGCAAAATTATCCTGAAGGAGATACGGAAATTAAGAATTCAGAGGCTTGTTTGCATGAACAGGTTTGTCAAACAAGCATACATCATAATCTTGTTTAGTTCTCATTTTAGTCAGTTTCCTTAATGGAGTAACCTAGTAATGCTATGTTTATGCATTAAGTTGGCACCATCCTGTCCAAAAAAAAAGATGGTATTGTGTAACACCACCTATGATGGATTTCATAGACAAACATGGTAGAAAGGATCTCTTACTGTTTGTTCTATTAAGCATGATATGCATTTATAATGTGTGGAAGATAGATTACTGACCTGCCAACAGCTCTTAAAGTGAGAGCTTAGACCTCAATTTGTTAGAGAAGCTTGTCGAGTTTGTGAAAAAGTTAGGTATTCTTTGCAAGTGTTACAGTAGGTACTTGGTAGTATTCTACCTTTATGTGCATTAGTGATCATGTTTATGTCCATGGCTTTTGTTCTCTACTTCAAATGCTTTTGAGCGGAAAAGCAGGCCCTGTAATCAATCTTCCTTCATGCAGGATCCATTGTGTAATTTATCCAGGAAAGTAGATAGCTCGCTCAAAGAATCCTCCCTTGAGTCACCTGCAGGTACTGTAGCATACTGGTTTCAGCATGTTATTTTCCTAttttctctattatttttcttcaGAGATAATAATTGGGGTAAGTTTTTTATTCAGGAAGTGAACACAGAACAACAAAGAGTGAACCATATAGAGATTTACCTGCAAAAGATCATAGGCCTCTTTCTAGTACACCCAGTTTGAAAGCAGTTGAGAAGAAAAAGACTGCGGGAAATAACCTTAAGGTATGCTTTGCCACACCATCTTAATTGTTGTTTATCTGGTTTGAGAATGAGGAAATTCAATTGTGAACAACCTTCAAATCACAGCACCAAAAAGAATAAACAAATAAGAACTAAACCTCCAAATCAGTCATAATCCTGCAAAGCTGGGATCTAGGATGAGTAATGTTCTGCACTCCAATAATGACCTCATCTGGCTATCCTGGTTCATAATTTTACCTTTGAAGCCTCAGAGATGAAAAGAATAGAAGTTAATAACACATTCAACTTGTAGGTTGTAATTTAAATGAGAGATAAAAACTTTTGTAGATATGCATTTCAGTAGTGAACGTAGAGCTTTTTTATAATACAAGTGAATAGTTATTTACTTATCTTTTCATGGTAGGGGAATTATTCAATTATGGATTTCTTCAATAATTACCAAAATTCCCAGTCTTCGTTGGAGCATAAGAATGTGACAAATGCCCATGATGTTAAAACAGCATCATCCTTTGGTAATTTGTAATCCATTTCCATTTTTTTCCAGTCCTgttgcaatttcttgttcctaaTCACAAACATTACACAGGACTTCCGTCTACCATGGATAGCTATTCAACATGCAATCAAATTGAGCAGCCAGCTGAGAGATGTCGTGAAGAGATTGATAGTAACGTTGGGGAATGTAGTGTGCCTAATATGTCACAACGGCGACAAGCTTGGGACTATAACATTGATGAGATTGACCACTCTGTCATTGAAGAATTACCACCAGAAATCCAGCAAGAGTTTCAAGCCTGGCTTCGACCTCACAAGCGGCCTAATGTACCTAACAGTAAAAGAGGTTCCAGTATTACTCACTATTTCTTACCAGACAAAAGTAGATGAAATGATTTGGTCTGCTGTGCATAGTGTAAATATTTTAGAAATATGCAGTTGCTTTGTGATTGACGGCGATTTCATGGATTCAACATGAGGCAGAAAGTTGATTATATGATGCTTCTTGTAAATGCATATTCGACATAATGTTATCTTCTAAAGAATGTATTATCTAAATAATGAAAAAATGTAAAATATCAAATGTCGGTTTCTAGCACCTTACTTTTGGTTTTAACATTGAATTCCGTGGAAATCAGGCGTAGCTTTActtcattttttgaaaacattatctTGAAGAATTGAGAATGGCTTCTTGTGTCTTGTATGGTGGGTTCTGCAGATAACTAATGATAACACTGTTATGCCATAAACGTGGATGAGTTAGGCTTTAACCTTTAAGATTGCACGAGTCAACGTTCTTGATTTCACGTGACGAAACTCACTTCAACAACAGCACCCTTGACCTCGAGAGGTTCCTTC contains the following coding sequences:
- the LOC107631473 gene encoding DNA polymerase eta isoform X1, which gives rise to MPVAKRETSDGRVIAHVDMDCFYVQVEQRKQPNLRGLPTAVIQYNSFKGGALIAVSYEARNFGVKRSMRGDEAKDVCPQIHLVQVPVARGKADLNSYRNAGSEVVSILSKKGRCERASIDEVYLDLTDAAETMLLEMPPEAREDIEEEVLKSHVLGLEIKEGSDAKEEVRKWIRRGDATYQDKLLACGAFIVANLRMQVLKDTEFTCSAGIAHNKMLAKLASGMNKPAQQTVVPQSSVGGLLESLPIKKMKQLGGKLGSSLQSDLGCKTVGDLLQFSEEKLQQCYGINTGTWLWNIARGINGEEVEGRLLPKSHGSGKTFPGPQALKTLASVQHWLNELCEELSERLQSDLNQNKRIAHTLTLHARAYKKGESDSLRKFPSKSCPLRYGTTKIQEDALTLFQAALREFLGFCNSKTHGNENNNWGVTSLSVSASKIVPIPSGTHSIVKYFGGQVPSSSSFNQPLGNAFDEAVPSSPSGSENCSGLISYELQQNYPEGDTEIKNSEACLHEQDPLCNLSRKVDSSLKESSLESPAGSEHRTTKSEPYRDLPAKDHRPLSSTPSLKAVEKKKTAGNNLKGNYSIMDFFNNYQNSQSSLEHKNVTNAHDVKTASSFGLPSTMDSYSTCNQIEQPAERCREEIDSNVGECSVPNMSQRRQAWDYNIDEIDHSVIEELPPEIQQEFQAWLRPHKRPNVPNSKRGSSITHYFLPDKSR
- the LOC107631473 gene encoding DNA polymerase eta isoform X2, producing the protein MPVAKRETSDGRVIAHVDMDCFYVQVEQRKQPNLRGLPTAVIQYNSFKGGALIAVSYEARNFGVKRSMRGDEAKDVCPQIHLVQVPVARGKADLNSYRNAGSEVVSILSKKGRCERASIDEVYLDLTDAAETMLLEMPPEAREDIEEEVLKSHVLGLEIKEGSDAKEEVRKWIRRGDATYQDKLLACGAFIVANLRMQVLKDTEFTCSAGIAHNKMLAKLASGMNKPAQQTVVPQSSVGGLLESLPIKKMKQLGGKLGSSLQSDLGCKTVGDLLQFSEEKLQQCYGINTGTWLWNIARGINGEEVEGRLLPKSHGSGKTFPGPQALKTLASVQHWLNELCEELSERLQSDLNQNKRIAHTLTLHARAYKKGESDSLRKFPSKSCPLRYGTTKIQEDALTLFQAALREFLGFCNSKTHGNENNNWGVTSLSVSASKIVPIPSGTHSIVKYFGGQVPSSSSFNQPLGNAFDEAVPSSPSGSENCSGLISYELQQNYPEGDTEIKNSEACLHEQDPLCNLSRKVDSSLKESSLESPAGSEHRTTKSEPYRDLPAKDHRPLSSTPSLKAVEKKKTAGNNLKDFRLPWIAIQHAIKLSSQLRDVVKRLIVTLGNVVCLICHNGDKLGTITLMRLTTLSLKNYHQKSSKSFKPGFDLTSGLMYLTVKEVPVLLTISYQTKVDEMIWSAVHSVNILEICSCFVIDGDFMDST